Proteins from one Cryptomeria japonica chromosome 4, Sugi_1.0, whole genome shotgun sequence genomic window:
- the LOC131053140 gene encoding uncharacterized protein LOC131053140 gives MANRGFEFPVSVTAADTPTPLPGVTATYAPGAPFIATAGYAPTPLFGGTTAYPSTALFDAPSVCPPTPFFAIPSQSSALDVDLSFRTPGIAFTPPTPSNTQLGNPPTSSATQSSSVSQPSNAFCTVASSSSTTSAPTITIPLSGEGTALAQTTTCAAVTVPTSGMSFSSGPTSTTNSAAYPRFTLSSSEASATRTASSVTANTPECDRATEKIYAAMVEMDQLYERLARAEFVRGVALIERDQAEAERNSLQIQPDQARERERQMQIEVQQLCATNYALKLERDRVQQPFAEINALKVEQHPVQQLCAKIDSLKVEQNRVLGELDTIYQIEMQKLCAKIDGLKQEQDRMQQLCAKIDGLKTEQDRLRGELDTLRQMRVSDIQVP, from the exons ATGGCGAACAGAGGATTTGAATTCCCCGTATCAGTCACTGCGGCTGATACACCTACGCCTCTCCCCGGCGTCACTGCGACTTACGCCCCTGGTGCCCCCTTCATCGCCACTGCGGGTTACGCGCCTACGCCTCTCTTCGGCGGCACTACGGCTTACCCTTCTACGGCTCTCTTCGACGCCCCTTCGGTTTGTCCACCTACGCCATTCTTTGCAATCCCTTCGCAATCTTCTGCTCTGGATGTGGATCTGTCTTTCCGCACTCCGGGCATAGCATTTACTCCACCCACGCCTTCCAACACTCAGCTGGGAAATCCGCCCACTTCCTCAGCAACTCAATCCTCCTCTGTATCGCAACCATCAAATGCGTTTTGCACTGTTGCTTCGTCTTCATCAACCACCAGTGCACCTACAATTACAATTCCTTTATCTGGTGAAGGGACTGCACTAGCACAGACCACTACTTGTGCTGCTGTAACCGTACCAACATCTGGGATGTCATTTTCATCAGGACCAACTTCCACTACCAATTCCGCTGCATATCCCCGTTTTACCTTATCGTCTTCAGAGGCATCTGCAACAAGAACTGCATCTTCAGTAACTG CGAACACTCCAGAGTGCGATAGGGCCACGGAAAAAATATATGCTGCTATGGTAGAGATGGATCAACTTTATGAGAGATTAGCAAGGGCAGAGTTTGTGAGAGGTGTGGCCCTAATTGAGAGAGACCAAGCTGAAGCAGAACGGAATAGTCTGCAGATCCAACCTGATCAGGCccgagagagggagagacaaatgcAGATAGAGGTGCAACAACTATGTGCTACGAATTATGCGCTCAAATTAGAGCGAGATCGTGTGCAACAACCATTTGCTGAGATAAATGCACTCAAAGTAGAGCAACATCCTGTGCAACAACTATGTGCTAAGATAGATTCACTCAAAGTAGAGCAAAATCGTGTGCTAGGAGAGCTCGATACAAtttatcagatagagatgcaaaaaCTATGTGCTAAGATAGATGGACTCAAACAAGAGCAAGATCGTATGCAGCAACTATGTGCTAAGATAGATGGACTCAAAACAGAGCAAGATCGTTTGCGAGGAGAGCTCGATACACTTCGTCAGATGAGAGTATCAGATATACAAGTACCGTAG
- the LOC131060961 gene encoding tetraspanin-8-like encodes MTTVDNAAKEESMQVYRRKKDKTGCRPLFMEQCESIAFLLIVSLPGSVGACYRVKWLLWLYLVVMFLLILLLFCFTVFAFVVTNKGAAQVVSDRGFKEYKLGDYSNWLQKRTEKRSKWNKFKSCLQDAKLCKSLANDLVNQVAEQFCKKDLSPIQPPMSCGFVYANATSWTTTTCNLTDVDCSRWCNDEDKLCYSCNSCKAGVLANLKHNWRMIAIINIVMLFALVVFYSVGCCEFSNNRRDERNGYGYKGEYP; translated from the exons ATGACGACTGTTGATAATGCTGCCAAGGAAGAATCAATGCAGGTGTATCGCAGAAAGAAAGATAAAACAGGTTGCAGGCCACTGTTCATGG AACAGTGTGAGAGTATTGCCTTCCTTTTGATCGTCTCTCTCCCTGGCTCGGTGGGCGCCTGCTACAGAGTCAAATGGCTGCTCTGGCTTTACTTGGTCGTAATGTTTCTTCTCATTCTGCTCTTGTTCTGCTTCACCGTCTTTGCCTTTGTCGTCACCAACAAGGGAGCTGCACAGGTCGTTTCCGATAGAGGGTTCAAAGAATACAAGCTTGGGGACTACTCAAACTGGCTGCAGAAGAGAACAGAGAAGAGAAGCAAGTGGAACAAATTTAAGAGCTGCCTTCAGGATGCCAAATTATGCAAAAGCCTTGCCAATGATTTAGTCAACCAAGTTGCAGAGCAGTTCTGCAAAAAGGATTTATCCCCAATTCAG CCTCCAATGTCGTGTGGCTTTGTGTATGCGAACGCCACTAGTTGGACTACCACAACATGCAACTTAACGGATGTGGATTGTAGCAGGTGGTGTAATGATGAGGATAAATTATGCTATAGTTGTAACTCATGCAAGGCAGGTGTGCTGGCAAACTTGAAGCATAACTGGCGTATGATTGCTATAATCAATATTGTGATGCTCTTTGCTCTGGTTGTATTTTATTCTGTGGGGTGTTGTGAGTTCAGTAACAATAGGCGTGATGAGAGAAATGGGTATGGATATAAGGGGGAATATCCTTGA